CCATGTTACCTGATGCTAAGGTACTCAAGCCTAAGGCTGGCTTATTCATGTTCCCTGACTTATCAAGGTATTTAAGCAAAATCAACATGAATGACCTAGACTTCTCCCTGCGATTACTGAGGGAGAAGCATGTTGGTGTTGTGCCAGGTTCAGCATTTGGTGATGGAGGCGCATTACACATTAGGATCAACTTCACGAGGGAATCAACAGATAGGCTTCGTGAAGGCGTAGAGAGGATTGCCGAGTTGCTGAGGGAATTATCAGTATTGTGAGCTTTAGCATCCGTTACGTAATTAACCTTAAGAATGGTTTAAATGATTGTTTAATGATTGTATTGCGGGTTAATTCACATGCGAGAATCAGATATTGAGAAGAGTTCATATCTTCCTCAGTACACTTATTAGTGATCTTGCGTTAAGGTTATATATCTTGGTTACCCTGGGTCCAAGCATCTCTAGGGCTGAGTGTTCATTCCCTATGAGTATTATCCTATAGTCACTGAAGCTTGATAAGCCCTGTTTAATCAACGCTAAGTCAAGTTCATCATCCTCCCCATCCGTTATTAGCACTAGTTTATAATTCCTTAATGCTGGGTTTCTACGTACATCATCGTATGCTACCCTAATGGCTGATGTTATGTTAGTCCCACCGAGTGGGACTAGGGATAGGAGAGTCTTTATTATATCCTTCTTATTCGTCATTAATTGGTATATCTGCTGGTCGAAGAACCTTGCCACAACCTCATGCCCCTTCATAACCATTACTATGGCTAATGCGGCCGCCCAAGTTATCTTACTTACACTACTGTACTCGAATATGTTATTCATAACTGTGTAGAACATGCTTCCACTCTTATCTATAACTAAATATATCTTAGGCTTCCTCATCATTTTCCTTTCCTTAACCGTTAAGCTTCCAGTAGCCAACTTATAGGCGTATATTGGCTTAGCGAACTTAGCCAGGGCCCTATTGGTTGGGGTTAGGTCCTTAACCTCATTAACCTTATCCATCCTCTTAATACCGGTCATGACACCCTTATCAAGCATTTCATTAAGTATACCCTCATCATACATGCGGCTTGACTCGGTTACGAGCTTAAGCAGTGAGTTAAGCATGTTAACTAACCTAGCCCTATATGGGTCTATGTCGGTGTCCAGTATGAGTTCAGCAACCTCATGACCTATTGCGGGTCCTAGAATTGAACGAGCCTTATTAATAGTGTCATTAACCTTCTTCATGTTACCCATGTAGAATGAAATCAATGATCTAATCTCCCTATCAAGCATGTTCCTGCTCTCCTTAGATGATTGTGATGACTTATTAGATGCATCCCTCAAGGCATTCGCAAGTCTCTCATTGCGTTCAATCCTATTAAGCATGTTAACGTATATTCTAAGTAACTTAACCGCCATTATCCTGGATAACCTACCATTTAATTTAGTTAACCTAGAGACCTCAGCGTATTGTTCACTATTAATATAGTTGCTAACGATCATTCTCCATAATGCCCTATAATTATTACTATCACTACCACTCCTAAGTATTGGCTGCCTGTAGTGTATGTAGAATGAGTCAGCCAGTATGTAGTTCCTTAATTTATCCAGGTTCGGTATCATGTGGCGTTTAGCCAGCAGGAAAACCTCCCTAAGCCTATACCGGGTTAACTCCTCATCGTAATCAACGTTAAGCAGTATACCGTAATCCTCCTCACTGCTCTGACCCATATATAGCACCCCTTA
This genomic interval from Caldivirga sp. contains the following:
- a CDS encoding VWA containing CoxE family protein, whose protein sequence is MGQSSEEDYGILLNVDYDEELTRYRLREVFLLAKRHMIPNLDKLRNYILADSFYIHYRQPILRSGSDSNNYRALWRMIVSNYINSEQYAEVSRLTKLNGRLSRIMAVKLLRIYVNMLNRIERNERLANALRDASNKSSQSSKESRNMLDREIRSLISFYMGNMKKVNDTINKARSILGPAIGHEVAELILDTDIDPYRARLVNMLNSLLKLVTESSRMYDEGILNEMLDKGVMTGIKRMDKVNEVKDLTPTNRALAKFAKPIYAYKLATGSLTVKERKMMRKPKIYLVIDKSGSMFYTVMNNIFEYSSVSKITWAAALAIVMVMKGHEVVARFFDQQIYQLMTNKKDIIKTLLSLVPLGGTNITSAIRVAYDDVRRNPALRNYKLVLITDGEDDELDLALIKQGLSSFSDYRIILIGNEHSALEMLGPRVTKIYNLNARSLISVLRKI